A genomic segment from Tachysurus fulvidraco isolate hzauxx_2018 chromosome 21, HZAU_PFXX_2.0, whole genome shotgun sequence encodes:
- the LOC113634921 gene encoding V-set and immunoglobulin domain-containing protein 10-like 2 isoform X1 has translation MRCDLENGTEPIHYIWEQEKLSGQVSILAESNSSLITITSVNRNHTGWFRCQARNEVNQERSNQVWLDILYGPDMPQINASSYSVTEGGYSALEKGNISLNCQATSKPLSQYVWFYNNSEIYSGPQLAITNILRVHAGNYTCLAKNTYINNHAQKTITLTIYYPPDGVPSCSIFSTNNYTDLALFCSWEGGYPPATLNWSPYVNGQNSPGISNVTRIQPGAELANNSVFTCYGSHVTLNSTRTCSTRAWLPYGDPQCSANSSFNNEYLILACSWEGGVPRTLVWWASSSGDIQGLPEENSNILVLRSSATYNGKTFVCHAKHPLIKESKKCVVILERPVLIPQQSVVSVFEGNDIQLTCILSKTYPPVTKIVWYNNLKQNVIEKPKKYIVQHAGTWTSLTVQETDRKVDSGQYWCSASNALGGMEISILLLVMRYPTPPNVTISKIIYSGRQRTIVNVEWLVQAYGDVTGFFIEQRKLTVPFERSDIVPVWEKVTENLEPSTRSYQITNLEPSTMYAFRVTPVNRRTIGYSSEIKSPVSSPVSKPYILVSDPSPEEGASLWMYCTLNDGTDPIQYTWEHESRSGQVTILAESSSSLINITLITRNHTGWFRCLAKNEVNQQHSDRLWVDVIFGPDLPQIDVTPYSVTNRGYSALENETVSLLCQASSNPPSMYVWFYNNSQVYTGPQLTFTKILRIHTGYYACLAQNTYLNTRSKKTITLIVYYPPEGSPSCSVLPVNNYTDLALSCSWKGGYPSPTLNWSPYVNGDNREEITDITWIQSGPETANNSVFTCYGSHIALNVAQTCVTRTWLPYGEPKCSAYATRNNELLMLSCAWEGGLPRALLWWTSSSGDMQGTSEDNSNMLVQRSSAIYSGKAFVCHAKHPLVKESKQCVLKLEAPVLMTQRSVVSVYEGNDVQLTCILSKNYPAVTKITWYNNLKQNVGETPNKYVLEQAAAWLNLTVRETDSKVDSGQYWCSAANAIGGAEIPVLLLVMRYPMPPNVTISKIAYSSQQRTDVMLEWLVQNNGDLTGFFIERQSLRVGKSDVVPVWQKVVVDLSPIIRSFKITNLDPSGKYAFRVTAVNHRTTGHPSEVKSPANPRFQAYSAVIGAAIGGMLLATLSTVLLFIFVLRNRNNSPRLHNMIFGRYNSQSRENINLPEDEVVRGAEEEGGRGQTKPGTFIIISLLFRIPNLIILTFFRNIAGPAKICLNVQHIFP, from the exons ATGCGATGTGATCTGGAGAATGGCACAGAACCCATTCACTACATCTGGGAACAGGAGAAGCTAAGTGGGCAGGTCAGCATACTGGCTGAGAGCAACAGCAGTCTGATCACCATTACCTCAGTTAATCGCAATCACACGGGATGGTTCAGATGCCAGGCCAGGAATGAGGTCAATCAGGAGCGCAGTAACCAGGTCTGGCTAGACATCTTAT ATGGCCCTGACATGCCACAGATCAATGCTTCTAGCTATTCAGTAACAGAGGGAGGCTATTCAGCACTGGAAAAAGGAAACATCTCCCTCAATTGTCAAGCCACTTCTAAACCTCTTAGCCAGTATGTCTGGTTCTACAACAACTCAGAGATCTACTCTGGACCACAGCTTGCAATCACCAACATCCTGCGTGTGCATGCAGGAAACTACACCTGTCTGGCCAAGAACACTTATATCAACAACCATGCACAGAAAACTATCACTCTCACCATCTACT ATCCACCAGATGGTGTTCCTTCATGTTCTATATTTTCAACAAACAACTACACTGATCTGGCTCTCTTCTGCTCCTGGGAAGGGGGTTACCCTCCAGCTACCCTCAACTGGAGTCCATATGTGAATGGACAGAACTCACCGGGCATTTCTAATGTCACTCGGATTCAGCCAGGAGCTGAGCTGGCTAACAACTCTGTATTCACCTGCTATGGCTCACATGTTACACTTAACAGCACCCGAACTTGCAGCACCAGGGCAT GGCTGCCGTATGGAGATCCTCAGTGTTCTGCCAATTCCAGCTTTAATAATGAGTACCTGATATTGGCCTGCTCGTGGGAGGGGGGTGTCCCTCGGACCTTGGTGTGGTGGGCTTCAAGTTCGGGAGACATACAGGGTTTACCCGAGGAGAACTCCAACATCCTGGTCCTGCGGTCAAGTGCCACTTACAATGGCAAAACCTTTGTGTGTCATGCTAAACATCCACTGATTAAAGAGAGCAAAAAATGTGTAGTAATACTAG AAAGGCCAGTCTTGATACCTCAGCAGAGTGTGGTTTCTGTTTTTGAGGGCAATGATATTCAGCTCACATGCATATTGAGTAAAACCTACCCTCCAGTCACAAAGATTGTGTGGTACAATAACTTAAAGCAGAATGTGATTGAAAAACCCAAGAAGTACATTGTTCAGCATGCTGGAACATGGACCAGTCTGACTGTACAGGAGACAGACCGCAAGGTGGACAGTGGCCAGTACTGGTGTTCTGCTTCCAATGCTCTTGGAGGAATGGAGATTTCCATTTTACTGCTAGTGATGA GGTATCCGACACCTCCCAATGTGACCATCAGTAAGATCATATACAGTGGGCGTCAGAGGACAATTGTCAACGTGGAGTGGTTGGTTCAGGCATATGGTGATGTCACTGGGTTTTTCATTGAGCAGCGAAAGCTCACTGTTCCTTTCGAGAGAAGTGACATTGTCCCTGTCTGGGAGAAAGTCACTGAAAATCTGGAACCTAGCACTCGAAGCTACCAGATCACAAATCTTGAACCCAGTACCATGTATGCATTCCGTGTAACACCGGTCAATCGTCGTACTATTGGATATTCTTCTGAGATCAAGAGCCCAG TGTCTTCACCTGTGTCCAAACCCTACATCCTGGTGAGTGACCCATCACCTGAGGAAGGAGCATCATTATGGATGTACTGTACTCTGAATGATGGAACAGATCCCATACAGTACACATGGGAGCATGAGAGCCGCAGTGGACAGGTCACCATTTTAGCTGAGAGCAGCAGTAGTTTAATTAACATCACCTTGATTACACGCAATCACACAGGCTGGTTCAGATGCCTGGCAAAGAATGAGGTTaatcagcagcacagtgaccGACTCTGGGTAGACGTCATAT TTGGACCAGACCTGCCACAGATTGATGTAACACCCTACTCAGTAACAAATCGAGGATACTCAGCTCTGGAAAATGAGACTGTTTCCCTCTTATGTCAAGCTTCATCCAACCCTCCCAGTATGTACGTCTGGTTCTACAACAACTCCCAGGTTTACACTGGACCACAGCTCACTTTCACTAAAATCCTTCGAATCCACACAGGCTACTATGCCTGTCTGGCCCAGAACACTTACCTGAACACCCGCTCCAAGAAAACCATCACTCTCATCGTCTACT ATCCACCAGAGGGAAGTCCATCTTGTTCTGTTCTCCCAGTGAACAACTACACTGACCTAGCTCTGTCCTGTTCATGGAAGGGAGGTTATCCTTCACCCACTCTGAACTGGAGTCCATATGTAAATGGAGACAACAGAGAGGAAATTACTGACATCACTTGGATTCAATCAGGGCCTGAGACAGCTAACAACTCTGTATTCACCTGCTATGGCTCACATATTGCGCTAAATGTTGCCCAAACCTGTGTCACTAGAACTT GGTTGCCATATGGAGAACCCAAGTGTTCTGCATATGCGACACGTAATAACGAGCTCCTGATGCTGTCCTGTGCCTGGGAGGGCGGTTTGCCTCGGGCTCTACTGTGGTGGACTTCTAGTTCGGGAGACATGCAGGGAACATCTGAGGACAACTCTAACATGTTGGTCCAGCGTTCCAGTGCCATCTACAGTGGCAAAGCATTTGTTTGTCATGCCAAACATCCATTAGTTAAAGAGAGCAAGCAGTGTGTGCTAAAGTTAG AGGCACCAGTGTTGATGACTCAACGCAGTGTGGTTTCAGTGTATGAAGGCAATGATGTCCAGCTCACCTGCATCCTGAGTAAAAACTACCCAGCGGTCACAAAGATCACATGGTATAATAACTTAAAGCAGAACGTTGGTGAGACACCAAATAAATATGTCCTCGAGCAAGCTGCCGCCTGGTTGAACCTAACTGTAAGAGAAACAGACAGCAAGGTGGACAGTGGACAGTACTGGTGTTCGGCTGCTAATGCTATCGGAGGAGCAGAGATTCCTGTCTTGCTCCTAGTAATGA GATACCCAATGCCTCCAAACGTGACCATCAGTAAGATCGCATACAGCAGCCAGCAGAGGACAGATGTCATGTTGGAGTGGTTGGTCCAGAATAATGGAGACCTCACAGGGTTCTTTATTGAGCGTCAGAGTCTCCGTGTAGGCAAGAGTGATGTTGTTCCTGTCTGGCAGAAAGTGGTAGTAGATCTGAGTCCAATCATACGGAGCTTTAAGATCACCAATCTGGATCCAAGTGGGAAATATGCATTCCGTGTGACTGCTGTCAATCACAGAACCACTGGACATCCATCAGAGGTCAAGAGCCCAG CAAACCCACGCTTTCAAGCTTATTCTGCTGTTATTGGAGCAGCAATTGGGGGGATGCTTCTGGCAACATTATCTACAGTTCTTCTCTTCATTTTTGTGCTGCGGAATCGTAACAACAGTCCTC GTCTTCACAACATGATATTTGGCAG GTATAACAGCCAGTCCAGAGAAAATATCAACCTCCCAGAGGATGAGGTTGTCAGAGGAGCAGAAGAGGAAGGAGGCAGAGGACAGACAAAGCCAGGTACGTTTATCATAATTTCTTTACTCTTTAGAATTCCTAATTTAATAATTCTCACCTTTTTCAGGAACATCGCTGGCCCAGCCAAGATCTGCCTCAATGTTCAGCACATCTTCCCCTGA
- the LOC113634921 gene encoding V-set and immunoglobulin domain-containing protein 10-like 2 isoform X2: MRCDLENGTEPIHYIWEQEKLSGQVSILAESNSSLITITSVNRNHTGWFRCQARNEVNQERSNQVWLDILYGPDMPQINASSYSVTEGGYSALEKGNISLNCQATSKPLSQYVWFYNNSEIYSGPQLAITNILRVHAGNYTCLAKNTYINNHAQKTITLTIYYPPDGVPSCSIFSTNNYTDLALFCSWEGGYPPATLNWSPYVNGQNSPGISNVTRIQPGAELANNSVFTCYGSHVTLNSTRTCSTRAWLPYGDPQCSANSSFNNEYLILACSWEGGVPRTLVWWASSSGDIQGLPEENSNILVLRSSATYNGKTFVCHAKHPLIKESKKCVVILERPVLIPQQSVVSVFEGNDIQLTCILSKTYPPVTKIVWYNNLKQNVIEKPKKYIVQHAGTWTSLTVQETDRKVDSGQYWCSASNALGGMEISILLLVMRYPTPPNVTISKIIYSGRQRTIVNVEWLVQAYGDVTGFFIEQRKLTVPFERSDIVPVWEKVTENLEPSTRSYQITNLEPSTMYAFRVTPVNRRTIGYSSEIKSPVSSPVSKPYILVSDPSPEEGASLWMYCTLNDGTDPIQYTWEHESRSGQVTILAESSSSLINITLITRNHTGWFRCLAKNEVNQQHSDRLWVDVIFGPDLPQIDVTPYSVTNRGYSALENETVSLLCQASSNPPSMYVWFYNNSQVYTGPQLTFTKILRIHTGYYACLAQNTYLNTRSKKTITLIVYYPPEGSPSCSVLPVNNYTDLALSCSWKGGYPSPTLNWSPYVNGDNREEITDITWIQSGPETANNSVFTCYGSHIALNVAQTCVTRTWLPYGEPKCSAYATRNNELLMLSCAWEGGLPRALLWWTSSSGDMQGTSEDNSNMLVQRSSAIYSGKAFVCHAKHPLVKESKQCVLKLEAPVLMTQRSVVSVYEGNDVQLTCILSKNYPAVTKITWYNNLKQNVGETPNKYVLEQAAAWLNLTVRETDSKVDSGQYWCSAANAIGGAEIPVLLLVMRYPMPPNVTISKIAYSSQQRTDVMLEWLVQNNGDLTGFFIERQSLRVGKSDVVPVWQKVVVDLSPIIRSFKITNLDPSGKYAFRVTAVNHRTTGHPSEVKSPANPRFQAYSAVIGAAIGGMLLATLSTVLLFIFVLRNRNNSPRLHNMIFGRYNSQSRENINLPEDEVVRGAEEEGGRGQTKPGTSLAQPRSASMFSTSSPDNKQAK, encoded by the exons ATGCGATGTGATCTGGAGAATGGCACAGAACCCATTCACTACATCTGGGAACAGGAGAAGCTAAGTGGGCAGGTCAGCATACTGGCTGAGAGCAACAGCAGTCTGATCACCATTACCTCAGTTAATCGCAATCACACGGGATGGTTCAGATGCCAGGCCAGGAATGAGGTCAATCAGGAGCGCAGTAACCAGGTCTGGCTAGACATCTTAT ATGGCCCTGACATGCCACAGATCAATGCTTCTAGCTATTCAGTAACAGAGGGAGGCTATTCAGCACTGGAAAAAGGAAACATCTCCCTCAATTGTCAAGCCACTTCTAAACCTCTTAGCCAGTATGTCTGGTTCTACAACAACTCAGAGATCTACTCTGGACCACAGCTTGCAATCACCAACATCCTGCGTGTGCATGCAGGAAACTACACCTGTCTGGCCAAGAACACTTATATCAACAACCATGCACAGAAAACTATCACTCTCACCATCTACT ATCCACCAGATGGTGTTCCTTCATGTTCTATATTTTCAACAAACAACTACACTGATCTGGCTCTCTTCTGCTCCTGGGAAGGGGGTTACCCTCCAGCTACCCTCAACTGGAGTCCATATGTGAATGGACAGAACTCACCGGGCATTTCTAATGTCACTCGGATTCAGCCAGGAGCTGAGCTGGCTAACAACTCTGTATTCACCTGCTATGGCTCACATGTTACACTTAACAGCACCCGAACTTGCAGCACCAGGGCAT GGCTGCCGTATGGAGATCCTCAGTGTTCTGCCAATTCCAGCTTTAATAATGAGTACCTGATATTGGCCTGCTCGTGGGAGGGGGGTGTCCCTCGGACCTTGGTGTGGTGGGCTTCAAGTTCGGGAGACATACAGGGTTTACCCGAGGAGAACTCCAACATCCTGGTCCTGCGGTCAAGTGCCACTTACAATGGCAAAACCTTTGTGTGTCATGCTAAACATCCACTGATTAAAGAGAGCAAAAAATGTGTAGTAATACTAG AAAGGCCAGTCTTGATACCTCAGCAGAGTGTGGTTTCTGTTTTTGAGGGCAATGATATTCAGCTCACATGCATATTGAGTAAAACCTACCCTCCAGTCACAAAGATTGTGTGGTACAATAACTTAAAGCAGAATGTGATTGAAAAACCCAAGAAGTACATTGTTCAGCATGCTGGAACATGGACCAGTCTGACTGTACAGGAGACAGACCGCAAGGTGGACAGTGGCCAGTACTGGTGTTCTGCTTCCAATGCTCTTGGAGGAATGGAGATTTCCATTTTACTGCTAGTGATGA GGTATCCGACACCTCCCAATGTGACCATCAGTAAGATCATATACAGTGGGCGTCAGAGGACAATTGTCAACGTGGAGTGGTTGGTTCAGGCATATGGTGATGTCACTGGGTTTTTCATTGAGCAGCGAAAGCTCACTGTTCCTTTCGAGAGAAGTGACATTGTCCCTGTCTGGGAGAAAGTCACTGAAAATCTGGAACCTAGCACTCGAAGCTACCAGATCACAAATCTTGAACCCAGTACCATGTATGCATTCCGTGTAACACCGGTCAATCGTCGTACTATTGGATATTCTTCTGAGATCAAGAGCCCAG TGTCTTCACCTGTGTCCAAACCCTACATCCTGGTGAGTGACCCATCACCTGAGGAAGGAGCATCATTATGGATGTACTGTACTCTGAATGATGGAACAGATCCCATACAGTACACATGGGAGCATGAGAGCCGCAGTGGACAGGTCACCATTTTAGCTGAGAGCAGCAGTAGTTTAATTAACATCACCTTGATTACACGCAATCACACAGGCTGGTTCAGATGCCTGGCAAAGAATGAGGTTaatcagcagcacagtgaccGACTCTGGGTAGACGTCATAT TTGGACCAGACCTGCCACAGATTGATGTAACACCCTACTCAGTAACAAATCGAGGATACTCAGCTCTGGAAAATGAGACTGTTTCCCTCTTATGTCAAGCTTCATCCAACCCTCCCAGTATGTACGTCTGGTTCTACAACAACTCCCAGGTTTACACTGGACCACAGCTCACTTTCACTAAAATCCTTCGAATCCACACAGGCTACTATGCCTGTCTGGCCCAGAACACTTACCTGAACACCCGCTCCAAGAAAACCATCACTCTCATCGTCTACT ATCCACCAGAGGGAAGTCCATCTTGTTCTGTTCTCCCAGTGAACAACTACACTGACCTAGCTCTGTCCTGTTCATGGAAGGGAGGTTATCCTTCACCCACTCTGAACTGGAGTCCATATGTAAATGGAGACAACAGAGAGGAAATTACTGACATCACTTGGATTCAATCAGGGCCTGAGACAGCTAACAACTCTGTATTCACCTGCTATGGCTCACATATTGCGCTAAATGTTGCCCAAACCTGTGTCACTAGAACTT GGTTGCCATATGGAGAACCCAAGTGTTCTGCATATGCGACACGTAATAACGAGCTCCTGATGCTGTCCTGTGCCTGGGAGGGCGGTTTGCCTCGGGCTCTACTGTGGTGGACTTCTAGTTCGGGAGACATGCAGGGAACATCTGAGGACAACTCTAACATGTTGGTCCAGCGTTCCAGTGCCATCTACAGTGGCAAAGCATTTGTTTGTCATGCCAAACATCCATTAGTTAAAGAGAGCAAGCAGTGTGTGCTAAAGTTAG AGGCACCAGTGTTGATGACTCAACGCAGTGTGGTTTCAGTGTATGAAGGCAATGATGTCCAGCTCACCTGCATCCTGAGTAAAAACTACCCAGCGGTCACAAAGATCACATGGTATAATAACTTAAAGCAGAACGTTGGTGAGACACCAAATAAATATGTCCTCGAGCAAGCTGCCGCCTGGTTGAACCTAACTGTAAGAGAAACAGACAGCAAGGTGGACAGTGGACAGTACTGGTGTTCGGCTGCTAATGCTATCGGAGGAGCAGAGATTCCTGTCTTGCTCCTAGTAATGA GATACCCAATGCCTCCAAACGTGACCATCAGTAAGATCGCATACAGCAGCCAGCAGAGGACAGATGTCATGTTGGAGTGGTTGGTCCAGAATAATGGAGACCTCACAGGGTTCTTTATTGAGCGTCAGAGTCTCCGTGTAGGCAAGAGTGATGTTGTTCCTGTCTGGCAGAAAGTGGTAGTAGATCTGAGTCCAATCATACGGAGCTTTAAGATCACCAATCTGGATCCAAGTGGGAAATATGCATTCCGTGTGACTGCTGTCAATCACAGAACCACTGGACATCCATCAGAGGTCAAGAGCCCAG CAAACCCACGCTTTCAAGCTTATTCTGCTGTTATTGGAGCAGCAATTGGGGGGATGCTTCTGGCAACATTATCTACAGTTCTTCTCTTCATTTTTGTGCTGCGGAATCGTAACAACAGTCCTC GTCTTCACAACATGATATTTGGCAG GTATAACAGCCAGTCCAGAGAAAATATCAACCTCCCAGAGGATGAGGTTGTCAGAGGAGCAGAAGAGGAAGGAGGCAGAGGACAGACAAAGCCAG GAACATCGCTGGCCCAGCCAAGATCTGCCTCAATGTTCAGCACATCTTCCCCTGACAACAAAcaggcaaaataa